AATGGTTTAATATTTTTGGGAACACACAAGGATGTTATTTTGGATATATGAAAATTCTATTTATCATAGTGTTCTTATATTCTTTGCATAAGTGTTCCATTTCTATTTTTTATCCAATCAGGTAACTAGTCTTTAACTGACATCATATATGTGATTAAGAATATTCAATTGcataaattaataaatgaaaGAAACAAAGATTAATAATATAAAGGTAGGCTTACATGCCATGCCATCTACCATTTGATGGGGACTCAGAAGCCCTACAAAAGCTCAAacaaagaagaaggaaagaagGTAATATAATTTGTCTTTGCATTCTTTCTATCATCTATTTTTATACAATCAATGTTGTGAAAGAATACTTTTTCTGTCATTGCCCGTGCATGCCATCATTTTGTTCATTCCATTCATATGTAGATGCTTAACGTGGAATAGATTTTTCTTCATTCCCCCAAATTTCTTTATCCTATTTCCTTTTCTCTTTGGAGCTGATTCAATTTTGACAACCTGAAGTATCAAATAATAAGTTATTGTGAGATCAAACGCATGATACATACATCTTAAGATAACAAATTGTTCCTTTTTATCAAAGACAAATTGTTCCTTGATGTCCTTCATGACTTCTGAATATGAAAGAtacagagaaagaaaaaaaaggaaagaaagaaagatacATGAAATCATAGAGAAAATAGTGAAAGCATCTTACCTCGTTTGAGTTTCCAGTGTTCCTTGATGATCCAGATGCAACGCTTTCACTATCATTACTCTCAGCACTGGGTGACTTATGGTGGACGGCAATGATTGGTTTCTCACCTGCATGTGTCAATGTCCAACATATTAGTACTATGTTTGAAGATATTTTTACAAttgattcaaaattcaaaatcactTATGAGAAAAAGCTTTGTTTTGTAAACTCTGGGTATCAGAATTGACTCTatgaaaaataagttgatcTAATCATGATATATAAGTTtgggaaaaagaaaagagaacagTATGAATGTATGATACACTTTTGATATAAATGCAAACAAATTTATCAAAAATGCTGATAATAACATGTTTGAAAATTGTcatacaattgattctaaaatcaaaattaattttaagaagAAGTTGATTATGGAAAAAAATGGTTAATTCAAACATGCGTACTCACatgttttttcttcttgttttctcTTCTCGGCTTCAACATAATAAATTCTGAAGCTGGGCGAGCCAGGACCTATGCACCTGCCAATTTCATAAtcatcctcatcctcctcctcctcgtcatTCTCCTCATCATCACTGTGATGTTTTGCAGTTTCTAGTTCATGTTTTGCATTTGCTTCTTTCTGTTTTGcactttcttcttcacattTTGCATATGCTTCTTTATGTTGTGCAtattcttcatcatcttttgCATAATTTACTTCTTCATGTTTTTCACTCACTTCTTCAAATTTATCCTCTGGCTCCGGCACTGATTTCTTTATGTCAACCTCCTTTGCAACATCTTTCACTTTTTCTTGTTCTTGATCTTTATGATCTCTACATTGCAACTCATCATTCATGCATTCGAAGTCTGGCAATGGAACAACTTTAGAGAGCTTTTCTACAACCACCACACGCACCAACACGTTTTGctttttttctatttcattttcaTCAGAAGATTGAGAGTTTTCATCTTCCGCAGCATCATCCTTCAGCAACTGCTTCTTGGACAAACCTCCTTCTTCTCCTACTCCCAGAGAGACTCTGTTGCTTCTCCGTTTTCGAAACTCCTCCATTCGTTGGCGAAGGAGAGGACGGAGTCTCACTGGCAATACCTCTCCATCTCCATTCAAGCTCGAATTGTTGCAACCCATTGaagataaataataataacaaagcAAAAAGCAATGTTATGTGACAatgtttaaaattaatttaaaaacaagATGAAAGAATATTGTTAGGTAACCTACCCTGCAATGAAGAGCAGGATAGGGGGATTAAGAAGGGGTTTTGCAGTTGAAATAACAAGATACAGTCTGTATTTGCAGGTGTTCTTTGTTGTTGGTCAATAATGGTACCAAAAACAGGTTATATTGTCCTTATTTTTCGTATTTGAACTTGGAAAGTGTCAACATTAGTTATTGGATCCCTTATTTGTACAAGTTATGTTGGTGCTTTATGTAAACCAGTTTGTGACCCCATATCTGTACATTTTCTAAAATAAGGTTTCCTCCTCGTTTTGCTCCTTTTTGTTTTGGATCATCACAAAGAGACTCTTTTCCACTCTTCCAATCatagtatttatttattttatccgaccattagggatggcaatgggtctcggGCCCATAGGGTACCCACAAAAAATACCTATTTTTTTGGGTAGGGTAAAAccccgctagatgggtatgaggttgggtatgggtaattaccgGCAAAAAGTATTGGGTATTGGTgtcatacccgcacacacatattattattattattattattattattatttagtattatatgaacaaattaacttaagttatagctttcaaacttacttattttaaaaaataggtgaatatttaaggtattcataatcattacTAATTTActctcacttatttttaaaattagtaagttaataacctacaactttaggactatattataaatccaaaattataaattaagttatatctttcttgcttattcgttctaaaaaaatattcttagttgaatgattttattagttacgtagataatcttttgtatttatattagtgttttttatttaaaaagttagttgtattttttgttttctattaacaaaaatagtgaaaaatatattttggttagctaaattgcgggtaatgggcacgAGTACAGGCATATAAGTACCCAGAGGGACGAacattcaagttgctacccatGCGGGTATGGAGACAGCTacgataattttttaaaacgcgggtacggggatgggtactatagtaccctacccattgccatccctaccgACCATCAAAATATGTAACATGACCCAGATAGTTTTATTCACATTTTTTAAAACCAAATTAAATATCGAAAATCtaattcttaatttttagtCCTTAACATTATTCACGTGTCCCATATTATCACATGTGCTCTAAGCAACTTTTGCATATTTGCTTCAACTACAAGTTCTTAACTTTGAGTTCTTATTACTATTCATCTGGTCCCACcacaccacattatttatactttttaatttcataaactaataaaacaaaactcataaaataataaaatgatttggatgagagagaaaaaatgttttttatgctaagaactcataaAGGAAAGTtgcttagagcatctccaatacaaagttcttagttcttatttttgagtaaagaactaagaactgaaaAGAATTTTGATTCGTGTAGTTcatagttcttaaaaataagaactaggttcttatataagaagttttactttttgagttcttagcataaaaaacttattttttttttctctctcattcatttaatttaagtattgaaataacatttaaatttaaatcaaaattatatgaaaataaaaatattaatataatggtattgtgggacCGAATGggtagtgctaagaactaagaactcatggttggagtaaaatctgcaaagagttgcttaagcacatgtggcagtacaagcccacatgaatagtgttaagaactaagaactagcattgaagatgctcttataaaagaactagttcttatttttaagaactaagaactcaatgTCAGCAATCTCCAATGCATAAGAATCAGGTTCTTAGTTTTTAACTTAAGAACACAcctctaagaactagcattggagaagAACACTCCTCTCTCAAATGAGAATATAATGTAGTCAAAGGCCAAACAACACAAAAATATCAAGACTGAATAATATTAGAAGAAGACAACATGTAGAACCAACAATATATAATATAGTCATATAGACACGACACATGGATATTCGAAGAGGTGTGACACATTTTAGAGTCAGGACACACACATTTGCGACAATTTTATGTTCTTTTGTAAAATACACACAAATCGCAGTGGTTGAAAATTATCTCAAATTCATTAGTCCCAAAAGTGTCAACCCTTTGCATCTATCCACCAAACATTTTCATATATAAAAGTGCACATAAAAAAGAATTTTGATGGACATTACCTTGAGCACATATAGCTACTTTTAGCAATGACATTCTATTCATTACTCTTTTCCACCTCCTTCTCtctcagagagagagagagagagagagagagagaagagaaaaaaaaaaagagaaagaaaagagagagagagagagagatgagagagagagagagagagagagagagagagagagagagaga
This is a stretch of genomic DNA from Lotus japonicus ecotype B-129 chromosome 1, LjGifu_v1.2. It encodes these proteins:
- the LOC130732084 gene encoding uncharacterized protein LOC130732084 encodes the protein MGCNNSSLNGDGEVLPVRLRPLLRQRMEEFRKRRSNRVSLGVGEEGGLSKKQLLKDDAAEDENSQSSDENEIEKKQNVLVRVVVVEKLSKVVPLPDFECMNDELQCRDHKDQEQEKVKDVAKEVDIKKSVPEPEDKFEEVSEKHEEVNYAKDDEEYAQHKEAYAKCEEESAKQKEANAKHELETAKHHSDDEENDEEEEDEDDYEIGRCIGPGSPSFRIYYVEAEKRKQEEKTCEKPIIAVHHKSPSAESNDSESVASGSSRNTGNSNEVVKIESAPKRKGNRIKKFGGMKKNLFHVKHLHMNGMNKMMACTGNDRKSILSQH